A section of the Acropora muricata isolate sample 2 chromosome 4, ASM3666990v1, whole genome shotgun sequence genome encodes:
- the LOC136914830 gene encoding T-complex protein 11-like protein 1: protein MEEFNGQENNSNGPENSQQETVNIVSNMALAHELLMNDSFRLASELPENSLEKRVRDVVHKAFWDKLGEELSHDPPVFNQALSLMGEVKENILSLLLPHHSSLRAQINEVLDLDLIKQQANHGILDIPRLAQFVVSVLSKLCAPARDDQVKKILHNENIVDLFKEVFSLMDGMKVDMANFQLQTIKPHLLLQSVEYERKKFKEYLQSNPAALLSTKAWLKRGAKAATSTDSTLPAEMSDKEQETTDFKQKLRDVNLTEVLVHGYLGIIFGEPGWPYPETLIMDEFRLAEMRWSVRRTTLIASVVLVALNTIGQQLASDTVYLASLKEVLYILLDGVTEGDFSSALCGVYEQLVKETEKLLEARGLSPLTQQQKEMLKGQIEGISSPDNTVYKVISNRTYEFMLSRMKSRLHRESGQSTSPSIPQGLTSVNTELSEITSRFLRVVGHNMAVFTPFYEDILVEIKSSLD from the exons ATGGAAGAGTTCAACGGGCAAGAAAACAATTCCAATGGTCCCGAAAATTCTCAACAGGAGACTGTGAATATCGTATCCAACATGGCTCTCGCTCACGAACTTTTGATGAATGACTCGTTCAGATTGGCATCCGAACTACCAGAAAACTC CCTGGAAAAACGTGTCAGAGATGTTGTTCACAAAGCATTCTGGGATAAACTAGGGGAAGAGCTGAGTCATGATCCACCTGTTTTCAATCAGGCTTTATCTTTGATGGGAGAAGTTAAAGAG AATATACTGTCATTGCTACTTCCTCATCACAGCTCACTCAGAGCACAGATCAATGAAGTTCTAGACTTGGACCTTATAAAACAGCAAGCAAACCATGGTATTCTAGATATACCAAGACTTGCACAATTTGTAGTGAGTGTTTTGAGCAAGCTGTGTGCTCCAGCAAGGGATGACCAAGTAAAGAAAATTCTTCACAACGAAAATATCGTGGATCTATTCAA AGAAGTGTTTAGTTTGATGGATGGGATGAAAGTTGATATGGCGAACTTTCAACTTCAGACAATAAAACCTCATCTATTACTACAGTCTGTTgaatatgagcgaaaaaagtTCAAAGAATATCTCCAGTCTAATCCAG CTGCTCTCTTGTCAACCAAAGCGTGGCTGAAGAGAGGAGCCAAGGCAGCTACAAGCACAGACTCTACCTTACCAGCAGAGATGTCTGATAAGGAACAAGAAACAACAGATTTCAAACAGAAGCTACGAGATGTTAATCTTACTGAAGTCTTAGTTCATGGTTATTTAGGAATAATTTTTGGTGAACCTGGCTGGCCATATCCTGAG ACATTAATCATGGATGAGTTTCGCTTAGCTGAAATGAGATGGAGTGTTCGTCGCACCACCCTCATAGCCTCGGTGGTGCTTGTAGCATTAAATACAATTGGTCAACAATTGGCTTCAGACACCGTGTACCTGGCCTCACTTAAGGAAGTGCTATATATTCTCTTGGATGGTGTAACTGAAGG GGATTTTTCTTCCGCTCTTTGTGGGGTGTACGAGCAACTGGTTAAAGAAACGGAAAAACTTTTGGAAGCTAGGGGATTAAGTCCACTTACACAGCAACAAAAAGAAATGCTGAAGGGACAAATTGAAGGAATTTCATCACCTGATAACACAGTCTACAAAGTAATAT CTAATCGTACGTATGAATTCATGTTGTCCCGAATGAAGAGTCGGCTTCATCGGGAGAGCGGACAATCGACATCACCGAGCATCCCTCAAGGATTAACAAGTGTGAACACAGAGCTTTCAGAGATCACAAGCCGTTTTCTCCGTGTGGTCGGTCACAATATGGCGGTGTTCACGCCCTTTTATGAAGACATTCTGGTTGAGATAAAAAGCTCATTAGATTGA